The proteins below come from a single Lates calcarifer isolate ASB-BC8 linkage group LG11, TLL_Latcal_v3, whole genome shotgun sequence genomic window:
- the LOC108888607 gene encoding zinc finger protein 883 yields the protein MSANLTLVKHRIWVAAIFSTITAGKVLKPESGSVRDRSRVSARIMSRVQLLRVLVNERLSAAAEEIFEAVKKTIAGYEEEILLSKREIRRQRSLLQTVSKPERNTNTHSDLPQLALSVWDEDFPSDQQQEEEEEEVQCDQDWSSSLDREPPQKNQEKFRSSQEEEEEEEGNTIRFIFTSEHVAKELDRLRSSHQGPKEEGGDPLPSTSAEQEPGKMEEDDGASSSSSATEHDSDEEWRGSAGSPSEDSDSEERKKKKKAPRLPMAPKPYPTKKNKQIYCKVCGKGFHATVSLVNHMEVHPKDVCGVCGECFETEDRFKTHLKTHMKAEVCSICGKCFGGSSSLETHMRIHTGEKPFNCSECGKSFNCRHNMMRHIRIHTGEKPYPCSICGKSFNDYSTMKRHLRIHVHKKNLDPDNTSSNENKSGNDSEKKNKTSLPKKQQPRTICEVCGKMFHSVVSLVNHAKSHATDLCGVCGTHFDSEENLKLHLKTHKNGKVCEVCGKCFDSQGNLEMHMRIHTGEKPFLCSECGKSFNCRHNMMRHIRTHTGEKPYLCNVCGRCFSDHSTLKQHSSTHTGDKPHRCEICGKGFHRKTYVRLHMKSHTAEK from the exons ATGAGCGCTAACTTGACGCTGGTGAAACATCGCATCTGGGTCGCTGCCATTTTTTCCACAATAACGGCGGGTAAAGTCCTAAAACCTGAGTCCGGTTCAGTCCGTGATCGCAGCCGAGTGTCGGCCCGGATCATGTCCCGCGTCCAGCTGCTCAGAGTGCTCGTCAACGAGCGGCTGTCCGCGGCCGCGGAGGAGATCTTCGAGGCGGTCAAAAAAACCATCGCGGGCTACGAGGAGGAGATCCTGCTGTCCAAACGGGAGATCCGCCGGCAGCGCAGTTTGCTGCAGACGGTCTCCAAACCTGAGagaaacactaacacacactcag ACCTGCCACAGctggctctctctgtctggGACGAGGACTTTCCCTCTGatcagcagcaggaagaggaggaggaggaggtgcagtgCGACCAGGACTGGAGCTCCAGTCTGGACCGGGAGCCTCCACAGAAAAACCAGGAGAAGTTCCGCAgcagccaggaggaggaggaggaggaggagggcaacaCCATCAGGTTCATCTTCACGTCTGAGCACGTGGCAAAGGAGCTGGACCGGCTTCGGTCCAGCCACCAGGGTCctaaagaggagggaggggatcCTCTGCCGAGCACCTCAGCCGAGCAGGAGCCggggaagatggaggaggatgacggagcctcctccagctcttctgCAACCGAACACGACAGCGATGAGGAGTGGAGGGGCAGCGCGGGGTCTCCGAGCGAGGACAGCGACAgcgaggagaggaagaagaagaagaaggcgCCTCGTCTGCCGATGGCTCCAAAACCTTATCCGACAAAGAAGAACAAACAGATCTACTGTAAAGTCTGCGGGAAGGGCTTCCACGCCACCGTCTCCCTGGTGAACCACATGGAGGTTCACCCCAAGGACGTCTGCGGGGTCTGCGGGGAGTGTTTTGAGACCGAGGACAGATTCAAAActcacctgaaaacacacatgaagGCTGAAGTCTGCAGCATCTGTGGGAAGTGTTTCGGGGGCTCGAGCTCTTTGGAGACGCACATGAGGATCCACACGGGAGAGAAACCGTTCAACTGCAGCGAGTGCGGCAAGTCCTTCAACTGCCGCCACAACATGATGCGACACATCAGGATACACACCGGGGAGAAACCGTACCCCTGCTCCATCTGCGGCAAGAGCTTCAACGACTACTCCACGATGAAACGCCACCTGCGCATTCACGTGCACAAGAAGAACCTGGACCCGGACAACACGTCTTCAAACGAGAACAAGAGCGGCAACGACAGCGAGAAGAAGAACAAGACGTCGTTGCCGAAGAAGCAGCAGCCCAGGACCATCTGTGAGGTGTGCGGGAAAATGTTCCACTCTGTGGTCTCCCTGGTGAATCACGCCAAAAGTCACGCCACAGACCTGTGTGGCGTTTGTGGGACACATTTCGACTCAGAGGAAAACTTAAAGCTTCACCTGAAAACGCACAAGAACGGGAAGGTGTGCGAGGTGTGCGGGAAGTGTTTCGACAGTCAGGGAAACCTGGAGATGCACATGAGGATCCACACGGGGGAGAAGCCGTTTCTCTGCAGCGAGTGCGGTAAGTCCTTCAACTGCAGACACAACATGATGCGACACATCCGGacccacacaggtgagaagccGTACCTGTGCAACGTCTGCGGCCGGTGCTTCAGCGACCACTCCACCCtgaagcagcacagcagcacgCACACCGGGGACAAACCGCACCGCTGCGAGATCTGCGGGAAAGGCTTCCACAGAAAGACGTACGTGAGGCTTCACATGAAGAGCCACACGGCTGAGAAATGA